Proteins encoded in a region of the Isosphaeraceae bacterium EP7 genome:
- a CDS encoding ammonium transporter, producing the protein MRCRALPRGLTGAAIALLLTYPSAAWSEDVVAATQATAPAIDGADTAFVMISAALVMLMTPGLGLFYGGMVRRKNVLATFQQSFIMLGVMTLQWILYGYSLAFSPDAFGGLVGGLSWVGLSGVGLAPSSVADYGPTIPHQLHMVFQGMFAVITPALMSGAFAERMKFSAYLTFSLLWATFVYDPVAHWVWNPDGWIFKLGALDFAGGLVVHVISGIAALCCVLVMGRRKGLGEEEMHPHNLTMTALGTALLWFGWFGFNAGSALAANSRAVAAFVNTNAAAAAGTACWAAIEWVHKGKATVLGACTGAVAGLVVITPAAAFVTPFSAILMGLAVCFLCYGAIMLKSKLDYDDSLDVFGVHGVGGAFGAVAVGIFAVKNIVPGVSSPGGLLDGHANQLGIQALSLGAAAAYSFGVTFILLKFVDLVIGLRVDADDEEAGLDLSQHGERGYIMGVGEFLGGGHPLEREIVEGVHSREVEALASASK; encoded by the coding sequence ATGAGATGCCGAGCCTTGCCCCGAGGCCTGACCGGAGCTGCGATCGCCCTGCTCTTGACGTATCCCTCGGCCGCCTGGTCCGAGGACGTTGTCGCGGCCACGCAGGCCACCGCCCCGGCGATCGACGGCGCCGACACGGCCTTCGTGATGATCTCGGCCGCGCTCGTGATGCTGATGACCCCGGGACTGGGGCTCTTTTACGGGGGCATGGTCCGGCGCAAGAACGTGTTGGCGACGTTCCAGCAGAGCTTCATCATGCTGGGGGTGATGACGCTTCAGTGGATCCTTTACGGTTACAGCCTGGCCTTCAGCCCCGATGCCTTCGGAGGCCTCGTCGGCGGCCTGAGCTGGGTCGGCCTCTCGGGCGTGGGCCTGGCCCCTTCGAGCGTGGCCGACTACGGCCCAACGATCCCTCATCAGCTTCACATGGTGTTCCAGGGGATGTTCGCCGTCATCACGCCGGCGCTCATGTCGGGGGCCTTCGCCGAGCGGATGAAGTTCTCGGCCTACCTGACCTTCTCGCTGCTCTGGGCCACGTTCGTGTACGACCCCGTGGCCCACTGGGTCTGGAACCCCGATGGCTGGATTTTCAAGCTGGGTGCCCTGGATTTCGCGGGCGGCCTGGTGGTGCACGTCATCTCGGGGATCGCGGCGCTCTGCTGCGTGCTCGTCATGGGCCGACGAAAGGGGCTGGGCGAGGAGGAGATGCATCCGCACAACCTCACGATGACGGCCCTGGGCACTGCCCTGCTCTGGTTCGGCTGGTTCGGATTCAACGCCGGCAGCGCCTTGGCCGCCAACAGCAGGGCCGTCGCCGCGTTCGTCAACACCAACGCCGCGGCCGCCGCGGGGACGGCATGCTGGGCCGCGATCGAGTGGGTCCACAAGGGAAAGGCTACCGTCCTGGGGGCCTGCACGGGGGCCGTCGCCGGCCTGGTCGTCATCACTCCCGCGGCCGCCTTTGTCACCCCGTTCTCGGCGATCTTGATGGGCCTGGCCGTCTGCTTTCTCTGCTATGGCGCCATCATGCTGAAGTCGAAGCTCGATTACGACGACTCGCTCGATGTCTTCGGCGTCCACGGCGTCGGCGGGGCTTTCGGAGCCGTCGCGGTCGGTATCTTCGCGGTCAAAAATATCGTGCCGGGAGTCTCCAGCCCCGGCGGGCTGCTCGACGGCCACGCCAATCAACTCGGCATTCAGGCCCTCTCACTCGGGGCGGCCGCGGCGTACAGCTTCGGAGTGACGTTCATCCTTCTCAAGTTCGTCGACCTGGTCATCGGCCTCAGGGTCGACGCCGATGACGAGGAGGCGGGCCTCGACCTCTCGCAGCATGGCGAGCGAGGGTACATCATGGGCGTCGGCGAATTCCTCGGCGGCGGTCACCCGCTTGAACGCGAGATCGTCGAAGGCGTCCACTCGCGCGAGGTCGAGGCACTGGCGTCTGCCTCGAAGTGA
- a CDS encoding nucleoside phosphorylase, with protein sequence MTKGPKKAEAPIAAEIGIVAALPIEVGYLTDRMEQVRKYSGPRFTILEGELEDRLVALVIAGIGRGRAREATRVLIEGHRPRWILSAGFGGSLDPILKKSDVVFPNEVVDLAGASYTIDLALPENAAELGFRSGRLLTVDSVVTTAAAKSELHSQHGATVVDMETSAVAEVCSERGVRLIPIRVISDEAGADLPREIATIMAASGSYRVGAVLGTLWKKPGRIKDLLQLRSDALVAADRLAGVVAGTIRQLPP encoded by the coding sequence ATGACCAAGGGCCCGAAGAAGGCCGAGGCTCCGATTGCGGCGGAGATCGGCATCGTCGCCGCGCTGCCGATCGAGGTCGGCTATCTCACGGACCGGATGGAACAGGTCCGCAAGTACAGCGGGCCGAGGTTCACGATACTCGAAGGGGAACTCGAGGATCGCCTCGTCGCGCTCGTCATCGCCGGGATCGGTCGAGGGCGGGCTCGCGAGGCAACTCGTGTGCTCATCGAAGGCCACCGCCCTCGATGGATCCTCAGCGCGGGCTTCGGCGGGTCGCTCGACCCGATCTTGAAGAAGTCGGACGTCGTCTTTCCTAATGAGGTCGTCGACCTCGCCGGGGCGAGCTACACGATCGACCTCGCGCTGCCGGAGAACGCGGCGGAACTCGGCTTTCGGTCGGGCCGTCTGCTCACGGTCGACTCGGTCGTGACCACGGCCGCTGCCAAGTCCGAGCTGCATTCTCAGCATGGTGCCACAGTGGTCGACATGGAGACGTCGGCTGTGGCGGAAGTTTGCAGCGAGCGCGGGGTCCGGCTGATCCCGATTCGTGTCATCAGCGACGAGGCGGGCGCCGACCTGCCGCGCGAGATCGCCACAATCATGGCGGCCAGCGGCAGCTATCGCGTGGGGGCGGTCCTCGGCACGCTCTGGAAGAAACCGGGGCGGATCAAGGATCTGCTCCAGCTTCGCTCCGACGCGCTCGTCGCGGCCGACCGCCTCGCGGGTGTCGTCGCCGGCACCATCCGCCAGCTCCCGCCCTGA
- the shc gene encoding squalene--hopene cyclase — MPSNTASLTSLGRTGPIAENAARRPIKADSRLDEAIAASRDWLLERQATDGHWVGELEGDSLLESEYILLLTFLGREREPICQKAAAYILLQQLEDGGWAIYPGGPAEISSSVKAYFVLKLTGLGIDDPRMVRARHRILELGGAQACNSFTRFYLALLGQMTYDECPSVPPELALLPHNYGLGAMSAWTRTIVVPLAIMSAYKPVRNLPEERGIAELFRLDRPRRVSRRTKRAVSWENFFLVGDRLLKLSDLILPRFVRRPGINASERWMEQHLEHSDGLGAIFPPMIYTIVAFECLGVGRDEPKYKLAMKQLEDLLIEDGETARLQPCVSPVWDTAIAAIAQADASLGDDHPDLLRAASWLLDREIRIEGDWHKRRPGPEPTGWHFQYRNGWYPDIDDTAMVLLALLRTSIAGETAVQDATRRGVAWLLAMQNKDGGWAAFDVDIDFEVLTKVPFADHNAMLDPSCADITMRIVELLGVLGHRADHPAISRALAYLWKTQEPEGCWYGRWGVNYIYGTWQVLQGLKAIDFDMTHPAVVRAVAWLEQVQQADGGWGETCETYDDRNLMGRGETTASQTAWAVLGLVSAGRAGTEAVQRGIDYLTRRQQADGSWDEPQFTGTGFPKVFYLKYHYYRISFPLMALSRYRAAITAGAWPERQAATAIGGPR, encoded by the coding sequence ATGCCTTCCAACACTGCCTCGCTGACGTCGCTCGGTAGGACCGGGCCCATCGCGGAAAACGCCGCTCGCAGACCGATCAAGGCGGACTCGCGGCTCGATGAAGCGATCGCGGCGAGCCGAGACTGGTTGCTCGAACGCCAGGCCACCGATGGCCACTGGGTTGGTGAGCTGGAAGGCGATTCGCTCCTGGAGTCGGAGTACATCCTGCTCCTGACCTTCCTAGGACGCGAGCGAGAGCCCATCTGCCAGAAGGCGGCCGCCTACATCCTGCTCCAGCAGTTGGAAGACGGAGGTTGGGCAATCTATCCGGGTGGGCCGGCCGAGATCAGCTCGTCGGTGAAGGCCTATTTCGTCCTGAAGCTGACCGGGCTGGGGATCGATGATCCGAGGATGGTCCGGGCACGGCACCGAATCCTGGAGCTCGGCGGAGCCCAGGCCTGTAACAGCTTCACCCGATTCTATCTGGCTCTCCTCGGCCAGATGACCTACGACGAATGCCCCAGCGTACCTCCCGAGCTGGCCCTTCTGCCGCACAATTACGGGCTGGGTGCGATGTCGGCATGGACCCGGACGATCGTGGTCCCGCTGGCGATCATGTCGGCCTACAAGCCGGTGCGGAACCTGCCGGAAGAGCGCGGGATCGCCGAGCTGTTCCGGCTCGACCGGCCCCGGCGGGTGAGCCGCAGGACGAAGCGCGCGGTGAGTTGGGAGAATTTCTTCCTCGTCGGCGATCGCCTGCTGAAGCTCAGCGATCTGATCCTGCCGCGGTTCGTGCGTCGGCCAGGGATCAATGCCTCCGAGCGATGGATGGAGCAGCATCTCGAGCATTCCGACGGCCTGGGCGCCATCTTCCCGCCGATGATCTACACGATCGTCGCGTTCGAGTGCCTTGGCGTCGGACGAGACGAGCCGAAATACAAGCTGGCGATGAAGCAGCTCGAAGACCTGCTCATCGAGGACGGCGAAACCGCGCGTCTCCAGCCTTGCGTCTCGCCGGTCTGGGACACGGCCATCGCGGCGATCGCGCAGGCAGACGCGTCGCTGGGTGACGACCACCCCGACCTCCTGAGGGCCGCGAGCTGGCTCCTCGATCGTGAGATCCGAATCGAAGGGGACTGGCACAAGCGGCGGCCCGGTCCCGAGCCGACCGGCTGGCATTTTCAGTATCGCAACGGCTGGTATCCCGACATCGACGATACCGCGATGGTGCTGCTGGCCCTGCTCAGGACCTCGATCGCGGGCGAGACCGCGGTGCAGGACGCCACCAGGCGGGGGGTCGCCTGGCTGCTGGCGATGCAGAACAAGGATGGCGGCTGGGCGGCCTTCGACGTCGACATCGACTTCGAAGTCTTGACCAAGGTCCCGTTCGCCGACCACAACGCGATGCTCGACCCGAGCTGCGCCGATATCACGATGCGCATCGTCGAGCTGCTGGGCGTGCTCGGCCATCGCGCCGATCACCCGGCGATCTCCCGAGCCTTGGCGTATCTCTGGAAGACCCAGGAGCCGGAAGGTTGCTGGTACGGCCGCTGGGGCGTCAATTACATCTACGGTACCTGGCAGGTGCTGCAAGGCCTGAAGGCGATCGACTTCGACATGACGCACCCGGCCGTGGTCCGGGCCGTGGCCTGGCTTGAGCAGGTCCAGCAAGCCGACGGCGGCTGGGGCGAGACTTGCGAGACCTATGACGATCGGAACCTGATGGGACGGGGCGAGACCACGGCCTCGCAGACGGCCTGGGCCGTGCTCGGGCTCGTGTCCGCGGGCCGTGCCGGGACGGAAGCCGTTCAGCGCGGAATCGACTATCTGACCCGACGCCAGCAGGCCGACGGGTCGTGGGACGAGCCGCAATTCACGGGGACCGGCTTCCCCAAGGTCTTCTATTTGAAATATCACTACTATCGGATTTCGTTCCCACTGATGGCTCTGTCTCGTTATCGGGCAGCGATCACCGCGGGAGCGTGGCCGGAACGTCAGGCTGCGACGGCAATCGGCGGCCCTCGATGA
- a CDS encoding sugar phosphate isomerase/epimerase: MIHLSAFADEISEDPAEQMDVLKSLAIHHIEFRSILGLNVLDLDDAQHEAFRELLKARRFTLSAIGSPIGKIKITDPFEPHLERFDRALELADFYSCPRIRIFSYYIPEGDAPEPHRDEVMRRMAEKARIAEGRGVSLLLENEKGIYGDTAARVSDILETVNSPSLSHAFDPANYLEVGQGIDEAWALLRPRVTHFHVKDYVSLTRSIVPCGKGDGQIARLIADAVAHGYSGYAVLEPHLKVAAAMYGFTGPEKFGEAARALQDSLRSAGVPFDGP; the protein is encoded by the coding sequence ATGATCCACCTGAGCGCCTTTGCCGATGAGATTTCCGAAGATCCGGCCGAGCAGATGGACGTCCTGAAGTCCCTGGCGATCCACCACATCGAGTTCCGCTCGATCCTCGGTTTGAATGTCCTGGACCTCGACGACGCCCAGCATGAGGCGTTTCGCGAGCTGCTCAAGGCCCGCAGATTCACGCTCAGCGCCATCGGCTCGCCCATCGGCAAAATCAAGATCACCGATCCGTTCGAGCCCCACCTCGAACGCTTCGACCGGGCCCTCGAACTCGCCGACTTCTACAGCTGCCCACGGATCAGGATCTTCAGCTATTACATTCCCGAGGGCGACGCCCCCGAGCCGCACCGCGACGAGGTGATGCGTCGGATGGCTGAGAAGGCCAGGATCGCCGAAGGACGCGGGGTCTCGCTTCTGCTTGAGAACGAGAAGGGGATCTACGGCGACACCGCGGCCCGCGTCTCGGACATCCTCGAGACGGTCAACTCGCCGAGCCTCTCGCACGCGTTCGACCCCGCCAACTATCTGGAAGTCGGCCAGGGGATCGACGAGGCCTGGGCCCTTCTTCGCCCGAGGGTGACGCATTTCCACGTCAAGGATTACGTGAGCCTGACCCGATCCATCGTCCCTTGCGGCAAGGGAGACGGTCAGATCGCTCGCTTGATCGCCGATGCCGTGGCCCACGGCTATTCGGGCTATGCCGTCCTGGAGCCACACCTCAAGGTCGCCGCGGCGATGTACGGCTTCACCGGCCCTGAGAAGTTCGGCGAAGCCGCGCGGGCGCTCCAGGATTCGTTGCGATCGGCGGGCGTCCCCTTCGACGGCCCTTGA